The Sulfurimonas hongkongensis DNA segment GTATCTTCTTTAAATAAAGTGGTACATTTTTAATCTGCAAATAAAGTGGTACATTTTTAATCTGCGTTACTGGTGTATTTTACCTCTGCGTTTGACAGTAAGTACTCCATGTGCTTCAGCTCCTCTTATTGCTATCATAACAGTTGCTGCAAATAGTGGATATATCTATGCTTATGGACTTATCTTAACATTTGCACTTGGTCACTCTATGTTACTTTTAGTGGCTGGAGTCTCTGTGGGCTTTACTCAAAGTATCACCTCAAATCAAGCAATTGCCAAAGCTTCAAACTATATCAACAAAGGTTTTGCTCTTATACTAATAGGCATAGGTGCTTATTTTATATGGCAAGCTTATTTACAATTTTAGGAGAAAAAAATGAAATTATTTATAGCAATATTGATGTTTTTTACTTTTGAGGCCTTTGCACAAGAGCATATGTTAAAAGAGAGTCAATACAAGTATGTTAAACAGAGCATAGGAAAGGGTAAGGCATATTTTTTAGAAGTTGGCTCAGATAGTTGTAATAGTTGTCAAATTATGAGTGGTATGCTTTATAAAATCACACAAAAACATCCTGAGTATAATATCCATTTTATAAATGTCAAAAAAGAGCGACAAGCTGCTTTTGACTTGAAAGTTAGAATGATACCGACTCAAATTATTTTTGATAAAAATGGTAAAGAGGTTTATAGAAATATTGGGGTGTTGAGTGCTTCAGAGCTTACTGGCTTATTTGATAAATTTAGTTTTTAAGAATATCCCCTTGAGTTATTTTTAAATGTAATCAGATCGTAATCAAGAGTCATTAAACTTTCAACATAAAAAATTTATGGAGAGAGAAATGACTTTTAGAAAAATATCAATGGGCTTAATTGCAGGTGCATTATTAACAACAGCTTTATCAGCAAGAGAGCAGGTCAAAATCGTAGGCTCTTCTACTGTTTATCCTTTTTCATCTTTGGTTGCTGAAGAGTTTGGTGTCATATCAAAATATCCTACCCCAGTTGTAGAATCAACAGGAACTGGCGGTGGTATGAAGCTCTTTTGTGCCGGAGTTGATTTAAACACTCCAGATATCTCAAACGCATCAAGAAGAATGAAAGCAAAAGAGTTCAAGATGTGTAAAAAAAATGGTGTAACTGACATTACAGAAGCACTCATTGGCTTTGATGGCATCGCCATTGCACAATCATCACAAGTAGAGAGTTTTAATATAACAAAAGAGCAACTAGCCCTAGCAGTTGCTGCGGAAGTCCCATCAGCAGATAAAAAATCTCTAATTCCAAATCCATATAAAAAATACTCTGAGATTGATGCATCTCTGCCAGAGAGAGAAATCATTGTCTACGGACCACCAAAATCCTCAGGAACAAGAGACTCTTTTGAAGAGTTGGTACTACAATCAATCTTTAAAAAAATGCCTGTCTATACAGACCTTTATAAAAAAGATGAAAAAGCAAATAAGAAGTATAAAAAATATTCAGTGATAAGAACTGATGGCGTCTATGTTGAGTCAGGTGAAAACGACAATCTAATTGTGCAAAAACTTACAAAAAATAGAGCTGCTATTGGTATCTTTGGATATTCGTTTTTAGAAGAAAACAGAGATAAAGTTGTAGGACTTAGTGTCGATAACACACTTCCAACAGCAAAGACTATCTCTTTGGGGACATATCCAATTGCAAGATCCATGTACTTTTACATCAAAAACGACCATTCAAAAGATGTACCTGCTTTAAAAGAGTATACAAAACTCTTTATGTCTAAAAAAATGATAGCAGATGATGGGATTTTAACTGAACTCGGACTCATCCCTTTGGCACAAGATATAAGAGATGAAGCTAGAAACAAAGTTTTGAGTAGCCAAAAGCTAACTCTAGAAGAGTTAAAAAAATAAGAGAAAAGTATTGAGCACTTTTAAATCAAGAAACAAACAAAGAGAGTTACAGGAAAAACTAATTAAGTTAGCTTTAATTAGTGCTGCGATTATCTCCATCTTAACTACTTTTGGGATTCTTTTTTCGATTGTTTTTGAAGCTATAGAGTTTTTTAAGCTCAGAAGCTTTTGGTACTTTATTACAGGAACCATTTGGAGCCCTGGAGTTGAGGGAAGTCAATTTGGTGCTTTAGCAATTTTTACAGGTACCTTTGTTATCACAATTATCGCACTTAGTGTTGCTGTTCCTATTGGTCTTGGAAGTGCTATATATATGAGTGAATATGCCAGCTCTTCGCTAAGAGACTATCTAAAACCAGTTCTTGAGATACTAGCAGGAATTCCAACAGTTGTATATGGGTTTTTTGCAGCGATTACAGTTGCACCTTTAGTGGTACAAATAGCTGGGTTTTTAGGATTAGAAGCTACTTTTAACTCGGCTCTTGCATCTGGTGTTGTGATGGGGATTATGATTATCCCTGTTATTTCATCTTTGAGTGATGATGTGATTCGTGCAGTTCCTGCTTCTCAGAGAAGGGCTGCCTCTGCTCTTGGGATGACACAAGCAGAAGTGATAAAAAACATAGTTTTGCCATCAGCCATGCCTGGAATCATATCAGCTTCGCTTTTAGGTCTCTCAAAAGCTTTGGGAGAGACGATGATAGTTGTGATGGCAGCGGGACTTCGTCCAAACCTTTCAATCAATCCTCTAGAAGACATGACAACAGTTACTGTAACCATTGTAAATTCACTAGTGGGAGATTTTGAGTTTAACTCTCCTGAGACTCTCTCAGCGTTCGCACTAGGACTAATGCTTTTTATTGTTACTTTGATTCTAAATATGATTTCACTCTCTCTTATAAGAGCGTTTAAAGAAAAATATAAAGTGAACACATTATGAGAAAAAAACAGAAGACCAAACAGCACAATCCATTTTATGATTCAACATTAAAAGCACGACATACAAGTGCAAAAAGATTTAAAAAGTTTACTCTAACTTCTTTGATTTTTTCTATTGCATTTTTAATATTTTTCCTTTTTGATATTGTAGGAAAAGGTATCCCAGCTTTTAGTGTGGCTTATATAAAAATCGATGTCGCTTACAATGAAAAGTCAGTTGAGGACAGTAGGCTTGCAGTTGAGAAAAAATATAGAAAAATAGTATCAAGAGCATGGCTTAGAGAGATTCCAAATCAAGTACGGCAAAATCCACAGCTAATGAACACTATACAGAGTATTTGGGTTTTAGCTGATGACCAAGTTGATCAGTACTTAAAAGGACATCACCATAAATTAAAAGATAAAAACAGAGTGATTGTTGATGAGCTATATGCACAAAACTTGATTCAAAGAAAGTTCAACACTGTTTTTTTTACAAATGGCGACTCCAAAATTCCTGAGTATGCAGGGTTTTTCTCGGCAATGGTAGGTTCAGTTTTGACTTTAATAATTACGATGCTTGTTGCCTTTCCTATTGGAGTTATGACAGCCATCTACCTTGAAGAGTTTGCAGATGATAATAAACTCACTAGATTTATAGAGATAAACATCAATAATCTCGCAGCAATTCCTTCCATACTTTTTGGTCTTTTAGGTCTTGCTATATTTATAAATCTATTTGGGATGCCAAGAAGCTCGCCACTTGTTGGAGGATTGACTCTCGCACTTATGACTCTACCTATTATAATCGTTAGCTCAAGAGCAGCTCTAAGAGCCGTTCCTGATAGCATCAGGCAAGCTGGATATGGCTTAGGACTTAACAAGATTCAAGTTACAAAAGACCATGTTTTACCACTTGCATTTCCTGGAGTTTTAACGGGTTCTATTATCGGTTTAGCACAAGCTATGGGAGAGACTGCTCCTCTTATTATTATAGGCATGATAGCTTTTATCCCAGATGCTCCAACTATGGTGACCGAGGCGGCAACTGTTATGCCCGCACAACTCTTTACTTGGGCAGGAATGCCAGAGGGAATGTATATAGAAAAAACTGCTGCGGGAATTATGGTTTTGCTAAGTATACTAATCTCACTAAATATAGTTGCAATTTATTTGCGAAAAAAATTAGAAGTTAAACTATAAAGAGGAATAAAATGAAAGAAAACACAAGTAAAATTAATATCAAAAATTTAAACCTATTTTATGGGGATAATCAAGCTCTTTATAATATAAATGCTTCTCTTTATAAAAACAAAATTACAGCACTCATAGGACCATCAGGATGTGGAAAATCTACATTTTTAAGATGCATAAATAGGATGAATGAGCTTATACCAATAGTAAAAACTGATGGTTCTATCACTATAGATGGTAAAAATATTTATGATAAAGATGTGGATGAGGTAAGTGTTAGAAAAAAGATAGGAATGGTTTTTCAACAACCAAATCCATTTGCTAAATCCATCTATGACAATGTGGCTTATGCTCCTCTAAAGCATGGCATAGTAAAAAAAGGAAGAGAGTGCGATGAGTTAGTTGAGAGTTCACTAAAAAAATCTGGGTTATGGGATGAGGTAAAAGATAAACTCAAAACTCCTGGAACTTCACTCTCAGGAGGGCAACAGCAAAGGCTCTGCATCGCTAGAACGATTGCAATTAGTCCAGAAGTTATCTTAATGGACGAACCGACTTCGGCACTTGACCCAATTAGTACACAAAAGATAGAAGCTTTAATGCTTGAGTTAAAAAAGGATTACACAATTGTAATTGTTACTCACAACATGCAGCAAGCTGCGCGCGTAGCAGACTATACAGCATTTTTTCACTTAGGAGAGCTCATCGAATATGATGAGACAGAGACTATTTTTATAAATCCACACAATAAAAAAACAGAAGATTATATTACAGGGAGATTTGGATGATGTTAAAAACGTATAAGGAAAAATTGAAAAATATAGAAGATGAAATCTTCAGAGTTGCAACTGATGTTGTTGAATCATTGGAGGTATGCTTAAAGGCATTAAAAGAAGAGAATATTAATGATTTGAAAAATATAGAAATAACTGAAAAAAAGTTGCAAGTCAAATCAAATGAAATTGATAATTTAATAGTAAACACTCTAGCTCTGTATTCACCAGAAGCAAAAGACTTGAGACAGCTTGTTGCTTTTTTAAAGATTACAAATGAATTAGTTAGAACTGGCTCAAACGCAAAAGATTTTGCAAAAAAATTTAAAAAATCTTATAGTGATGATTTAAATACAAAGATGATTTTAGAGTATGCCATTCCCTTACTCAAGTCTGCTCTATTGTCTCTGCAAACGTCTATTTCAATTATAGATGAAGTAGATGCAAAGCATATAGAAGAGAAATATCATAGAGTGATTGTTGAGGAGAGTAAAACTGATGATTTGTACTTAATGATTGAGAAAAATATTTTAAAGCTTATCTCACAAAATCTTGATTTATCAAAAGAGTATTTTGATATGTTAAGTGCACTAAGAAGACTTGAAAAGATAGCCGATAGAGCAGTATCAATAGCAAAATTACTGCAGTTTGCCCAAGTTGGAGGAGATATCGTACAATCATAGTTGTATTTAATACCTAGATATGAATAAAGCAATAAAGAAAATAAAAAAATACTTTAGCACAAATTTTGAAGTCTTAGCAGCAACTCTTATCTTTTTGATAATAATAGCAATGGGAGTTGAATTTTATAAGGCAATTATTCTTATGCTAGAGTTTATTGTTATTATGGAGATTGTAAAAATGGTCTCTGATTTTATAAAAAAAGAGACTCTGCGACTTCGATTTGTGATTGATATTTTTATTATATTTCTAATTAGAGATGTCATCATTTTAAGTACAGATAAAAATAGAGATTACTTTGATATAGTATTTTTACTATTTGTTATCTCTATATTTTTTATTTTTAGAATTCTTGCTATTAAGTTTTCACCAGGAGTTATAAGCTTATCTAAAAAAAAGCGTAGCAAACATGATGCTAACAAAGTGAGTAAAAAAGTTTTAAGTACAAATGATGATGGAAGAGAGCAGTCTTAGAAATAAAGCATTTTTAAGATGGCTGTAGTTGTGCATTTTTTGGAACCTCGAACTTGTTCGGGGCTTTTAGGCTTAAAAGTAACACTAGCCTCGAACAAGTTCGAGGTTCCGACGAGGGGCTCAGACAAGTTTTGCCCAGTTGGTGGAAGTGAAAAGCTAGATTAGATTATCAGTGAGCTTAGAGAACCTATGAGTCCACCAAAAACGCCTCCCCAAACAACTAGCCAATCAAGGTGCTCTTTGATTAGTTTTTGAACTATCTCTTTTACTATTTGTGGTGTTAGCTCATCTAGTCTGGCATCTATGACTTGCTCTATTGAGATTAACATATCATCACTTAGGCTGGAATTTTGCATATGGTTTTGAAGTGTTTGATTAAAGGCATCAGATGCTACTATTTTAGAGACTGCACTTTGCATCTTGCTTGAGAATGGTTCACGAAGAGATTCAAGTGCTTTTTCTCCTCCAAACATTCCAAGCATACCGCCAAAAGATGACTCCATTACTGTTTTAGAAAGAGCGTCAAAGGCTAGGGAAAAATCTGTCTCTTTGATGATAGGCTCTAAATTTATCTTTTTTTCTTCATTTTTAAAGAAGCTATTTAGCTGCTCTTTTGTGAAAAACTCACTCATCATAAGCTCTTTTATAGAGGTTTTAAAAGCTTCAAATCTTGCGGGAATAACACCAGAGCCATAAAGAAATGGAACTCTCTCAAAAAGCATGTGGATAGCTAGTTGATTTGTTATCGCTCCTGAGAGAGCAAAAAGAGAGGTTAAAAGAAGTAGCGAGCTATATTTATCAGCTACTACAAAAGATAAAACTGCTAAAATCACGGCTATAAAATGAGTTAAAAAACTTTTACTAATCTTCAATATTTCTCCTTTAATTGTAAAAGTGGAATTATACTAAAAATGAGATTAGTTATAGGTTTTAGCTAAAAAATAGTAGATATGGGGTTTCATGTACACATTTATACAAAAACTAAACCGAGCTGAGGCGAGATTTTTAGCTCAAGTTATCTCACAAGTCGAGATAAGCGATGCTAAGTTTAAATGTTATATCATCAACAAAAGAGACTTTACATCTAAGCTTGATTTTGGTGAGTTTTTATCTAAGACTTTAGAAGTAAAAGAAAAAGACTCTGTTTTTTTTACAAGCTATTTTACAACTCTAGAAGTACAAAATGATTTTTACCGAGTTTTTATCTCAGAGAAGTTAAAGCCATACTTTGCAAATTTAAATAAAAACTATGATGTTGACTCACTTGAAGCTCTTTTTGCCCAAGAAGATAAAAATGCAATAGTTAAAAAAACAAAAACAGTAGATGCAAATAGTGATGAATTTAACTTAAAAATTAAAAGAGTTGTAGCCTTTTTTGACCAAGAGAGAAAAAAACTTCAAAGAAATTTTATAAGAAAAGAGTATAGAAATATGGACGCAGAGTATATGTTAAGACTGCATCTAAAGGAGACAAACAGAACTCCGGAGATGTTTTACGATGCCATTAGATGGCTTTTTTCTAACAACCCAAAAGCAGCATTTCATAGAGACTATATCATGAATATAGCAAAACTTATAGAGCATTACAACACACTAGAGCATCAAGCGATGCACTCAAAAGAAGCTCTAGAGTTTAATGAAGAGGCTCAAACATGGGCAAATATCTATAAAAAGCAGGGTATGGATGACGCTGAGATTATAGAAAAATTAAGAGAAGCTGGATTTATAAAATGAGTATAAAAGAAGCAAAACTAATAGTAAATGAGTACGATTTAAGCACAGATGAGAGTAGTTTTGAGATAGTACTAGAAGCTCTAGAGAAGTTTGGTTCAGCTAGAGCGGTACTGCTTGAGGGTTTAAAACCACAATATAAGTACTTAAAAAAAATCTCAAAACTCTTAGCAATGTTAGATGAAAAACCACAAAGTGATGTAGAAGCCCAAAAGATAAGCTCTTTGATGTATGAAATCTATACAACAGTCTCAAATGACTCCAAAAGCACAGGTGAAGATATAAGAGAGTTGATGGCGGCAATTAATGTGCGAAAAACTTTTAATCCCTCTGATAAAGAGCTTTGGGTTATGAACTATCTTGGCGGTAGAGAGTTTATACTAAACATCACATATCAAGAGCCAAATGCGTTAGAGAGAAAGATAAAAGAGGCGATAAATAAGTATGATAATCTAGCAGATACACCAAGACAAGAGACTATACAAAACAAAAGTATTAATGATTTAGCTATACAACGATACTAAAATAAACAGGAATATAAGATGAAACAAGAGAGTTATGAACTTTTTAAAAGTGCCACAGTTGATGAGATAACAGCCTATCTTGCAAACGAGTTAAAAACAAAAAATGAGCCTGATTTTTGGGCTAGTAGAGTTGTACCATTTAGTGACGCAATACTTAGTGTACTTGTAGTTTTAAGAGATGAGAAAAAACTCTTCAGCCCTGAGGGCGAAATGGTTGAGGAGCTAACTCCAGAACTTTTTTTTAGATGGAGTGACTTTGTAAGTTTGAAATCTCTTGCTTTTAAAATTCAAAGAACAAACAGGGCTACAGATGAGAGTAAAACGGAGATAGACTTAAGTAAACTCGCATCTTATCTGAGTGCTAATAATGTAAACTTAGAAAATGAGCAACTAGATTTTCCTATACCAACTTATAATTTGCATCAAGGTGTTAGTAACGTCATAAAGTCACTTTTGTAAAATAATGATAAATTTTATACGATACTTTATACAAAACAAGCGACTAAACTATATGTTGCTTGTTTTTTTGATAATTATGGGAATCAATGCTTATATAAATATCCCAAAAGAGATTTTTCCAAATGTAGAACTTGACCAGATAAGTGTTCGTGGTTCCTATAGTGGTGCTAGTGCCAGTGTTATGGATAAGATGGCAGTCCGGGATATTGAAGAAGAACTTAGCAATATAAATGGGATTGATAAAACAGAAACTGTTATAACCCCTGGTGCTTTTGTAATCATTCTAACACTCAATGAAAATACGAATAAAGTAAACTTGTTATCCCGCGTAAAAGACTCCATAACTTCAATAAGGCAGTATTTGCCATCAGATATGAATGAGCCAGTAGCTAGACTATTAGAGAGGTCTAGATCTCTTATAAACCTCTCCCTATCCTCAGACAGCGTTACAAAAGGCGAGCTAACCGAGATAGCTAAAGAGATAAAGATAAAAATTTCTCGGATGAAGCATATTAGTGAGATACTTATTCGAGGAGACTCAAAAGAAGAGATATCTATAAGTATAAACTCTGAAGCTCTTTTGGCTTATGATTTAAGGCACGCTAGTGTTTTAGAGGCTATCTCAAACCTATCTTACACCTTTCCCATTGGAGATATAGAACAAAGAGGGAACTTTGTTTATATCTCAACCGTGCACGGAAAAGCAGATATAAATGAATGGCAAGAGAGCATTTTAAATATCGACTCAAAGTATATAAAACTTGGCGATATCGCAAAGGTAGCTATTGAGTATCCACAAACTGAAACATTGGCATCTTTTAACAATAAGCAGACTCTAAATCTAGTTATCTCAAAAGAAGAGGAGGGCAACTCTATAGCTCTCTCAAAAGAGCTAAGAGAGTATGCTAAAACATTGCAAAAGCAATATCCTGAGATCACATTTAACTTCTTTAGGGACTCTTCTAAAGTTGTAAAAGAGAGATTAAACACTGTTATATCAAACTTGATGCTAGGGCTTTGTTTGGTTTTTATCTCTATGTGGGTACTTATAAACATAAGAGTAGCTATTGTTGTGGCCATGGGTATTCCTTTCTCCTTTATCATCGGACTTCTTTTTATCTACCATATGGGTTACTCTATAAATATCGTCTCACTTTTAGGTGCTTTGATAGTTATCGGTATAGTGGTTGATGATGCTATTGTAGTTGGTGAAAATATTCAAAGACATATAGACGAGGGTATGGACAATTATGAAGCGTCTATCTTAGGCGTAAAAGAGATGTTACTACCTGTTACACTAGCAACTATATCTACAGTAATGGCATTTTTACCTATTTTTATGTTGCATGGAGAAATTGCTCTGTTTTTTGTGCTTATCCCTATAGTTGTTATAATGATTTTGTTAGGTTCACTTATAGAGAGTTTTTTCTTTTTGCCTCTTCACGCTCAAGAGATACTTAGAAAAAGTAATAATTTTTTAGACTGGACGCCTTTTCAAAACCTCTATGCTAGAGTCTTGTCTTACTTTATAGAGTATAAAAAAACCTTTTTAACTCTTTTTCTAATCATAATTCCCTTAGCTACATATCTTACTGCAAGCTCAATGAGATTTCAGTTTTTTCCAAACTTTGATGGGAACAATCTCTACATATCTGGAAAGATGGATATAAATACACCTCTTGAAGATACTTATAAAATTGCAAAAGAGATACAAGAGACTCTTCTTCTTCACTCTGATGAGTTTGCCCTCAAAGCAATCTCATCAACTACTGGATATAGAAGAAGTTTATCTGGAGATACTCAAAGAAATAACAGCGTCTTTTACATAACTATGGAACTTTACGATAGAGAGGATACTGACTGGATAAACAAGTATGTAAATCCTGTTTTAAACTTTAGTTTTGACTTTAACAACCCTGATAAAAGAAGGCAAAAACAAACTTTTGAACTCTCACCTCGTGCTAAAGAACTAGTAATGCCATTTAAAGAGAAGTACAATATGGTAGAACTTGGAGTTATGGAAGATAAAGCGGGGCTTATAAGAAGTGATATACAGATAAATCTCTCTGGAAGTAATGATGCAAAACTTGAAGCAGCGATAAGAAAGCTTGAGAGGGAGATATCGACACTTGAGGGCATCAAAAACTATAGCAACAATATCAAATACGGAAAGATGGAGTATAAAATCAAGATAAACTCTTATGGAGAGAGTTTAGGCCAAAGTGAAGCGTCAATTGCCAGAGTTTTAAGCACTTACTTTTTAGAAAAAAAACAGGCCACAACATTTAATGAACGCGGAGTTATGGAGATAAAAACTAAGGATGCAAATAAAGACGATATTCAAAGACTTCTTGACTTTAGTGTAGCCATAGGCGATGGTAGATTTGTAAAACTAACAGATATAGCGAGCATTGTTGAGGTTAGAGATTATGAAAAGATTGACAAACTAAATGGCAACATAGTAAAAACTCTTTTTGCTAGTGTAGATAAGCGAATAATCACTCCAACAGAGATATTGGATAAACTGCAAGATACCATAGATGAGATAAGTGACTCTGGCATAGAAGTTGAACTTTTAGGGGAAAAAGAGAAGAAAAACGAGATGGGAGCTGATATGAAATCAGCTGTGGGTTTAGCGATGTTTTTAATCTTTTTAACTCTTTTACTGATTTTCTCAAAAATAAAATATGTACTTATGGTTATGAGTGTTATTCCTCTGTCTATCTTGGGAGCACTAGTTGGGCATAAACTCTTAGGTATAAACATCACGATGCCAACTATTATAGGCTTGTTAGGACTCGCTGGAGTTGTTATAAATGATGGCATCATTATGCTAGATTTTTTACATGGAACTCGTAAAGCAGAGGAGTTTTTTAAGCGCGCTAAGCAAAGACTTCGCCCTATTGTTATAACTTCTGTAACAACATTTTTAGGTCTTTTTTCTTTGATATTTTACGCAAGTGGTCAAGCAGTTATTCTTCAACCTATCGCTGTCTCTATAGGTTTTGGACTTATGTGGGGAACTTTTTTAAATCTAATGTATCTGCCAACACTTTATGCTTTGGTCAACAAGATAGAACCTATCTCAAAAATAAAAGATACAAAACACCCCATAACAAAAATACAAAAAGCCCAATAGCACCAAAGACTACAATGATTCTGATACTAAAATGAAAAAGAAATTTTAAAAAGCCCATTATCTGTCATATGGAACTGTTGGTAAATTTTTAGCTTTTAAAAACATCATCCCTCCTAGTAGGTTGATAACATCATAACCCAACTCTTTGGATAAAAAATCTCCAACAATCCTAGTTCTACTTCCGACTCTACAAATGATAGCAAAAGGCTTTTTTGTATCAACTTTTTTATTTAAATCATCTAAAAAAGCTTTTACATTGTAATCACCTCTCTCATTGAAAAACATGATAGGGATAGCACCTTTTGCAAGTCCAGTTTCTCTCCACTCATCAGGCGTTCTGATATCAATAATGGGGATTTTAGAGTTAAATATCTTTTGTGATGGGTACTCGTGTATGAGTTCTCCAAAGAGTGAGGCAGTTAAGATAAGCAGTAAAAGAAGAGTTTTGTTCAAGTTTTCTCCAGTGAGTAGAAATTAATTGTATAATTATAACAAGCATAAATAAATATTAGGTAGAGTATGTCAGCATCTAAAAAAACTATAGAAAATTCAAATAGACTAAGATATATAAGAGCTTTGGAGCGGTTTCATAAAAGTATCATCTCTTACTTGTCAAACACAAAAGAGCTAACTCATGAGGGTTTTAATAAAAAAATAGATAACGCTTCAAAAATCTTAAAGCGAGTCCAAGTTATAGATCTTTATAAAGGTGATTTACAAGATTTGCAAAAGTTAGTAACAAAAATTATCTCATACAAAGATACTCAAAGAGAGATGGATGAGATAAAAAGTGAGATACTCTACAGTTCAAATCAACTAGACAAAAATAAAAATGCCAGAAGATATAAAAAAGACAAACATATAAATTCTAAGTATGATGAGTGGGAATAGATTAAGACACCACAAGCATTGTATCTAGTAAACTATACCTTTATCTCTGTGAATAAATATCCACTTTAAGAGAGTAAATATTTTTTTTCTTTTGAAATACTCTAAAACTTTAAGCTTAGTCATAAGAAATCCTCTATCATTTTGCAGATAAATTATAACATACATCCAAAGCTAGAAATTTCCTATATATGGAATCTTCCTTGTTCTACTCCTTCTAAATCGGAATGCATGTTATGAGTAATGAACTGGTTATGTGTTCTTTAGATTATCTAACTTGTTCGAGGCTAATCCTACCTTCAAACCTAAAAGCCCTAAGCAAGTTTGAGGTTTGGAGTAACTTCATAAGATTATTATAAGCATAAAAAACTATGTTATAATTATGGCAAATAGTAACATATTTTTAGGAGTGTAAAATGACAGGTTCAAATAAAACTGTTGAAAAAGTTACCTTTAATATACCATCAGAATTAAAAAAAGATGTAGTTAAGTTAAAGGAAGAGCTTAAAGTATCGCTAAACACTATATATAAAAATGCCATAACAG contains these protein-coding regions:
- a CDS encoding efflux RND transporter permease subunit, with the translated sequence MINFIRYFIQNKRLNYMLLVFLIIMGINAYINIPKEIFPNVELDQISVRGSYSGASASVMDKMAVRDIEEELSNINGIDKTETVITPGAFVIILTLNENTNKVNLLSRVKDSITSIRQYLPSDMNEPVARLLERSRSLINLSLSSDSVTKGELTEIAKEIKIKISRMKHISEILIRGDSKEEISISINSEALLAYDLRHASVLEAISNLSYTFPIGDIEQRGNFVYISTVHGKADINEWQESILNIDSKYIKLGDIAKVAIEYPQTETLASFNNKQTLNLVISKEEEGNSIALSKELREYAKTLQKQYPEITFNFFRDSSKVVKERLNTVISNLMLGLCLVFISMWVLINIRVAIVVAMGIPFSFIIGLLFIYHMGYSINIVSLLGALIVIGIVVDDAIVVGENIQRHIDEGMDNYEASILGVKEMLLPVTLATISTVMAFLPIFMLHGEIALFFVLIPIVVIMILLGSLIESFFFLPLHAQEILRKSNNFLDWTPFQNLYARVLSYFIEYKKTFLTLFLIIIPLATYLTASSMRFQFFPNFDGNNLYISGKMDINTPLEDTYKIAKEIQETLLLHSDEFALKAISSTTGYRRSLSGDTQRNNSVFYITMELYDREDTDWINKYVNPVLNFSFDFNNPDKRRQKQTFELSPRAKELVMPFKEKYNMVELGVMEDKAGLIRSDIQINLSGSNDAKLEAAIRKLEREISTLEGIKNYSNNIKYGKMEYKIKINSYGESLGQSEASIARVLSTYFLEKKQATTFNERGVMEIKTKDANKDDIQRLLDFSVAIGDGRFVKLTDIASIVEVRDYEKIDKLNGNIVKTLFASVDKRIITPTEILDKLQDTIDEISDSGIEVELLGEKEKKNEMGADMKSAVGLAMFLIFLTLLLIFSKIKYVLMVMSVIPLSILGALVGHKLLGINITMPTIIGLLGLAGVVINDGIIMLDFLHGTRKAEEFFKRAKQRLRPIVITSVTTFLGLFSLIFYASGQAVILQPIAVSIGFGLMWGTFLNLMYLPTLYALVNKIEPISKIKDTKHPITKIQKAQ
- a CDS encoding rhodanese-like domain-containing protein; its protein translation is MNKTLLLLLILTASLFGELIHEYPSQKIFNSKIPIIDIRTPDEWRETGLAKGAIPIMFFNERGDYNVKAFLDDLNKKVDTKKPFAIICRVGSRTRIVGDFLSKELGYDVINLLGGMMFLKAKNLPTVPYDR